A single Vigna radiata var. radiata cultivar VC1973A chromosome 8, Vradiata_ver6, whole genome shotgun sequence DNA region contains:
- the LOC106772551 gene encoding uncharacterized protein LOC106772551, with translation MAGELETLEELVVKEGSLVMDGKDLKVGSDLCIEDGVCSSEGVTKLNGDVDSDGLNTEGRGVNPTAREGVGVFGEGSQVVGSLEGKSENETAELGGNDAYLKALDEQKNIDDREVNKSVGKEAVNDVKVESEDRQSIKENACISELVDSHEEKEIEDENFDDAERHKTTGRKFTKHVSNKKSSGVIFQASYQLPVEKVGEFSVYDLVWGKVRSHPWWPGQIFDPSDSSVEAHKHLKKDRYLVAYFGDRTFAWNDSSQLKPFRTHFSNMVKQCNSDVFQSAVDCALEEASRRAEYGLACSCIPEDTLDKIKLQTVENTGIQQELSFTRRVDESLNAESFSPENLLEYLKTLSEFPTGSIDRLELLIAKAQLLAFYRLKGYSCLPELQYCGVLDNGTNALIKDADKSLSEINKHASHSSKKDVQTGVGKRKTSNSSSHKGKHSLKDDIYQEKKKRSLSASAGGTSDSTHGDYQSGDATDNLIYPASSKKKKTIDHWAGISGMKDRRKTVSLAKVSNSTKQSFKIGERILKVANQLTGPPTMLKCSGDWSQKEDGCAEGFSRNGTDVFSNSERTQKSSLIVPVEYSSLDDLLHLLQWVAHEPLGDYSSLNIIVSFFSDFRNSIIVANDSGKEISSAEKAGSKRKKQVGGSRERTETGIQIGSEKQQSQKSSRRDYQHAPAEPEKPIIVYTRRSYPRKQLSENSHLEVPEKPSGCVDENSPAELILNFAEMDSVLSEMKLNKIFRRFGPLNESETEIDRGSSQARVVFKKCADAESAFSSAENFNIFGSVIVNYKLNYTPSTLFKPASFTTTVDQDQDMHLDLSNSEHNTV, from the coding sequence ATGGCTGGTGAActagaaaccctagaagaacTTGTAGTAAAGGAGGGATCTTTAGTTATGGATGGAAAGGATCTAAAGGTGGGTTCTGATTTATGCATAGAAGATGGTGTTTGCAGTAGTGAGGGTGTTACTAAGCTTAATGGTGATGTGGATTCTGATGGCTTAAATACGGAGGGTAGAGGTGTGAATCCTACCGCAAGAGAAGGtgttggggtttttggtgagggTTCTCAAGTTGTGGGGTCCTTAGAAGGGAAGAGTGAGAATGAAACTGCCGAATTAGGTGGAAATGATGCCTACTTGAAAGCATTAGATGAGCAGAAGAACATTGATGACAGGGAGGTAAATAAATCAGTGGGGAAAGAAGCAGTCAATGATGTTAAGGTTGAGTCAGAAGACAGACAAAGCATTAAAGAGAATGCTTGCATTTCAGAGCTAGTTGATTCGCATGAAGAGAAGGAAATTGAAGATGAAAACTTTGATGATGCTGAACGACATAAAACAACGGGTAGAAAATTCACAAAGCATGTGTCAAATAAGAAGAGCTCAGGAGTCATTTTTCAGGCAAGTTATCAGCTGCCAGTTGAAAAGGTAGGTGAGTTTTCTGTGTATGATTTGGTATGGGGCAAGGTGAGAAGCCATCCATGGTGGCCGGGGCAAATATTTGATCCCTCCGATTCATCTGTGGAGGCACATAAGCATTTAAAAAAGGACCGCTATTTGGTTGCTTATTTTGGGGATAGAACATTTGCCTGGAATGATTCGTCTCAGCTCAAGCCCTTTAGGACTCATTTCTCTAATATGGTAAAGCAGTGCAATTCAGATGTATTTCAGAGTGCTGTAGATTGTGCTTTGGAAGAAGCCTCGAGACGTGCAGAATATGGGTTAGCATGTTCCTGCATACCTGAAGATACTCTTGACAAGATTAAACTCCAGACTGTTGAAAACACTGGCATTCAACAAGAACTAAGTTTCACACGCAGAGTGGATGAATCTTTAAATGCTGAATCCTTTTCACCTGAGAACCTTTTGGAATACTTGAAAACTCTGTCGGAGTTTCCCACTGGCAGCATTGATCGATTGGAGCTCTTAATTGCTAAGGCTCAATTGCTTGCTTTCTACCGTTTGAAGGGTTACTCTTGCTTGCCCGAGTTACAATACTGTGGAGTTTTGGATAATGGCACCAATGCATTAATTAAGGATGCTGATAAAAGTTTGAGTGAAATTAATAAGCATGCAAGTCATTCGAGTAAAAAAGATGTTCAAACTGGTGttggaaaaaggaaaacatcAAACAGCTCCAGTCACAAAGGCAAGCATAGTTTGAAAGATGATATatatcaagaaaagaagaaaagaagctTGTCTGCATCAGCAGGTGGGACTTCAGATTCTACACACGGTGATTATCAGTCAGGTGATGCCACTGATAATCTGATTTATCCTGCCTCTTCCAAGAAAAAGAAGACTATTGATCATTGGGCCGGTATTTCAGGGATGAAAGACCGGAGAAAAACAGTTTCCCTTGCCAAAGTTTCTAATTCCACAAAGCAATCCTTTAAAATTGGTGAACGTATTCTAAAGGTTGCTAATCAACTTACTGGACCACCCACTATGTTGAAGTGTTCTGGAGACTGGTCTCAAAAGGAAGATGGTTGCGCCGAAGGTTTTTCAAGAAATGGAACTGATGTCTTCTCTAATTCTGAGCGGACTCAGAAGTCAAGCTTGATTGTTCCAGTGGAATATTCATCTCTAGATGATTTGCTACATTTACTTCAGTGGGTGGCACATGAACCCCTGGGAGATTATAGTTCCTTGAATATTATAGTGAGCTTCTTTTCTGATTTCAGGAATTCAATAATTGTGGCCAATGATTCTGGAAAAGAAATTTCGTCTGCAGAGAAAGCTGGTAGTAAAAGGAAGAAACAAGTGGGTGGATCACGTGAAAGGACTGAGACGGGCATCCAGATTGGTTCTGAAAAACAGCAGTCACAGAAAAGCAGCAGAAGAGACTACCAACATGCCCCCGCTGAGCCAGAAAAGCCTATTATAGTTTACACTCGTAGGTCCTACCCCAGGAAACAATTGTCTGAAAACAGTCATCTTGAGGTTCCTGAAAAGCCTTCTGGTTGTGTAGATGAGAATTCCCCAGCTGAACTTATTTTGAACTTTGCTGAGATGGATTCTGTTCTCTCAGAAATGAAACTGAATAAGATTTTTAGGCGATTTGGACCTCTAAATGAATCTGAGACAGAAATTGACAGAGGGAGCAGCCAGGCTAGAGTGGTTTTTAAGAAGTGTGCTGATGCAGAGAGTGCTTTCAGTAGTGCTGAAAATTTCAACATATTTGGATCAGTTATCGTAAATTACAAGCTTAACTATACTCCAAGTACATTATTCAAACCTGCATCTTTTACCACAACGGTGGACCAGGACCAGGACATGCATCTTGATCTCTCCAATTCTGAACATAATACAGTCTAA
- the LOC106772380 gene encoding pre-mRNA-processing factor 17 — protein sequence MDLLHQYSDDQNDDEPDSPSQNPSSPPRLLPGRSGAPKVDDTMLALTVSSSASALSRPIDPTQHLVGFNPSYDQLWAPIQGPAHPYAKDGIAQGMRNHKLGFVEDAAIEPFLFDEQYNTFHKFGYAADPSANNYVGDLDALRSNNAVSVYNIPRHQQKKRKTEAKEKKISDQNDEEDREEEDGEEEIENPASDAWLLKNKKSPWAGKKEGLQGELTEEQKKYAEEYAKKKGEEKSGFGGEKAEVVKDKSTFHGKEERDYQGRSWIAPPKDAKASNDHCYIPKRLVHTWSGHTKGVSAIRFFPKYGHLILSASMDTKVKIWDVFNSGKCMRTYMGHSKAVRDICFSNDGTKFLSAGYDKNIKYWDTETGQVISTFATGKIPYVVKLNPDEDKQNVLLAGMSDKKIVQWDMNTGQITQEYDQHLGAVNTITFVDNNRRFVTSSDDKSLRVWEFGIPVVIKYISEPHMHSMPSISLHPNANWLAAQSLDNQILIYSTREKFQLNKKKRFAGHIVAGYACQVNFSPDGRFVMSGDGEGKCWFWDWKSCKVFRTLKCHEGVCIGSEWHPLEQSKVATCGWDGMIKYWD from the exons ATGGATCTTCTTCACCAATACTCCGACGACCAAAACGACGACGAACCAGACTCCCCGTCCCAAAACCCTAGCTCTCCGCCGCGCCTCCTCCCGGGCCGTTCTGGGGCGCCCAAGGTGGACGACACCATGCTGGCCCTCACCGTCTCCTCATCCGCCTCGGCCCTCTCCAGGCCCATCGACCCGACTCAGCACCTAGTGGGCTTCAACCCCTCCTACGACCAGCTCTGGGCCCCCATCCAGGGCCCGGCCCACCCTTACGCGAAGGACGGCATCGCCCAGGGCATGCGCAACCACAAGCTCGGCTTCGTGGAGGACGCCGCTATCGAGCCCTTTCTCTTCGACGAGCAGTACAACACCTTCCACAAGTTCGGCTACGCCGCCGACCCCTCCGCCAACAACTACGTCGGCGACCTCGACGCACTCCGCTCCAACAACGCCGTCTCCGTCTACAACATCCCCCGCCACCAGCAGAAGAAACGCAAAACCGAGgcgaaggagaagaaaatatcCGACCAAAACGACGAGGAGGACCGCGAGGAGGAGGATGGAGAAGAAGAGATCGAAAACCCGGCCTCCGACGCGTGGCTGCTCAAGAACAAGAAGAGCCCCTGGGCGGGGAAGAAGGAGGGGTTGCAGGGAGAGTTGACGGAGGAACAGAAGAAGTACGCCGAGGAGTATgcgaagaagaaaggagaagaaaagagtGGGTTTGGAGGGGAAAAAGCCGAGGTTGTTAAAGATAAGAGTACCTTTCATGGGAAAGAGGAGAGGGATTACCAGGGTAGGTCTTGGATTGCGCCTCCTAAGGATGCTAAGGCTAGTAATGATCATTGCTATATTCCTAAGAGATTGGTTCATACTTGGAGTGGACACACCAAAGGAGTTTCAGCTATTCGGTTTTTCCCTAAGTATGGTCATTTGATTCTCTCTGCCAGCATGGATACCAAGGTTAAGATTTGGGATGTTTTCAACTCTGGCAAGTGTATGAGGACTTATATGGGACATTCGAAAGCTGTTCGGGATATTTGTTTCAGCAATGATGGGACCAAGTTTTTGAGTGCTGGCTATGACAAGAATATCAAGTATTGGGATACTGAGACGGGGCAGGTGATATCCACTTTCGCCACGGGGAAAATTCCCTATGTCGTGAAGCTTAATCCGGATGAGGACAAGCAGAATGTTTTGTTGGCTGGAATGAGTGATAAGAAGATTGTTCAGTGGGATATGAATACCGGGCAGATAACCCAGGAGTATGATCAGCATCTGGGGGCTGTGAATACCATCACCTTTGTTGATAACAACAGGAGATTTGTTACTTCTAGTGATGACAAGTCCCTCAGGGTCTGGGAATTTGGTATTCCTGTGGTGATAAAGTATATTAGTGAGCCCCACATGCATTCCATGCCTTCCATTTCGCTTCACCCGAATGCTAATTGGCTTGCCGCACAGAGCTTGGATAACCAGATACTTATTTATAGCACAAGGGAGAAGTTCCAACTTAACAAGAAGAAGAGGTTTGCAGGACATATTGTGGCGGGATATGCCTGTCAGGTCAATTTTTCTCCGGATGGGCGATTTGTCATGTCAGGGGATGGTGAGGGGAAGTGTTGGTTCTGGGACTGGAAGAGCTGCAAGGTCTTCAGAACTCTCAAGTGTCATGAAGGGGTTTGCATTGGTAGTGAGTGGCATCCCTTGGAACAGAGCAAGGTAGCAACGTGTGGCTGGGATGGGATGATAAAGTACTG GGACTAG